Proteins encoded together in one Lathyrus oleraceus cultivar Zhongwan6 chromosome 5, CAAS_Psat_ZW6_1.0, whole genome shotgun sequence window:
- the LOC127079937 gene encoding uncharacterized protein LOC127079937, with the protein MQQMMQQLNGGFHPQGLPQEAAGGSFRDFFCMNPPEFHGGLNPVKAREWITSMERIFHIVHCSEENKVVFSSHMTKGSAVRWWESASTLMTNQGVPRDWEHFKTIFMDKYFPSSLRTQKEFEFQQLRQGTMSVAAYAKKFEDMAAYSRKVTYAPDERWKIDLFRFGLRGEISHSVSQREFTSYAELLRQCFVAENSLKKVQEERDHYRSGQRDQGRPGSQFRPRSQAFKGKRVQHARPNHPPQCQVCKNSHFGRCAGSGVRCFTCQREGHMSRECPQNKNQMQGRSTGRVYTLDARKAKSNNALISGTCLVNDHPCFVLFDYGATHSFVSIRCMKCLGLQAIPLSPPMVVTTAMDDVVETPLICENCSLSVNGRIFQIDLICLPLKKVDVVLGMDWLSVNSVFIGCEEKLIIIPSSEATPKDVLTTILEGTIGIVNFLFENEKSVLLVLTKESSDNLSVTQIPVVCEFPEVFPEDVTSLPPEREVEFSIDLIPGTAPISVSPYRMAPLELRELKNQLEELLTKHFIRPSVSPWGAPVLLLKKKDGSIWLCIDYRQLNKVTLRTSIPFQG; encoded by the coding sequence ATGCAACAGATGATGCAACAGTTGAATGGTGGTTTTCATCCTCAAGGGCTTCCACAAGAAGCTGCAGGTGGTAGTTTCCGAGATTTCTTCTGCATGAATCCTCCTGAATTCCATGGTGGGTTGAATCCTGTGAAGGCTCGGGAGTGGATAACCAGCATGGAAAGGATTTTTCATATAGTGCATTGTAGTGAAGAGAATAAGGTTGTGTTTTCTTCTCACATGACGAAGGGTTCAGCCGTGAGATGGTGGGAGAGTGCTTCGACCCTTATGACCAATCAAGGAGTACCTAGGGATTGGGAGCATTTTAAGACTATTTTTATGGATAAGTATTTTCCTAGTTCTTTGAGGACTCAGAAAGAGTTTGAGTTTCAACAGCTTAGACAGGGTACTATGTCAGTAGCTGCGTATGCTAAGAAGTTCGAAGATATGGCTGCTTATTCTAGGAAGGTCACGTACGCACCTGATGAGAGGTGGAAGATTGATCTGTTTCGTTTTGGTCTGAGGGGTGAAATTTCTCATAGTGTATCTCAAAGGGAATTCACTTCTTATGCTGAATTGTTAAGGCAATGTTTTGTGGCTGAGAACAGTTTGAAGAAAGTTCAAGAAGAAAGGGATCATTATAGGAGTGGACAGAGAGACCAAGGGAGGCCAGGTAGCCAGTTTAGGCCTAGATCTCAGGCTTTTAAAGGAAAACGGGTGCAACATGCAAGACCTAACCATCCTCCTCAATGTCAAGTGTGTAAGAATTCTCATTTTGGAAGATGTGCTGGAAGTGGAGTTAGGTGTTTTACTTGTCAGAGGGAGGGACACATGTCTAGGGAATGTCCCCAGAATAAGAATCAGATGCAAGGGAGGAGCACCGGTCGAGTTTATACTTTGGATGCAAGAAAGGCTAAGAGCAACAATGCCTTAATTTCTGGTACGTGTCTTGTCAATGATCATCCTTGTTTTGTATTGTTTGATTATGGGGCAACACACTCTTTTGTATCCATTCGGTGTATGAAGTGTCTTGGTTTGCAAGCAATTCCCTTGTCTCCTCCTATGGTGGTTACTACAGCCATGGATGATGTAGTTGAGACACcgttgatttgtgaaaattgttcgCTCTCGGTGAATGGTAGAATTTTCCAGATTGATCTTATTTGTTTACCACTTAAGAAAGTTGATGTGGTTTTGGGGATGGATTGGCTCTCCGTCAATTCGGTGTTTATTGGATGTGAAGAGAAGTTGATTATCATTCCATCTAGTGAAGCTACTCCAAAGGATGTATTAACTACTATCTTGGAAGGTACGATTGGTATAGTTAATTTCTTATTTGAGAATGAAAAGTCAGTTCTCTTGGTGCTTACCAAGGAATCTAGCGATAATTTGAGTGTTACACAAATTCCTGTCGTTTGTGAATTTCCAGAAGTTTTCCCTGAGGATGTCACCTCTCTTCCTCCTGAAAGGGAAGTGGAATTCTCTATTGATCTGATACCTGGGACGGCTCCAATCTCCGTTTCTCCGTATCGCATGGCGCCACTCGAGTTGAGAGAGTTGAAGAATCAATTAGAAGAGTTGTTAACCAAGCATTTCATCCGACCTAGTGTCTCACcatggggagctccagtgttattattaaagaagaaagatggtagtatATGGTTGTGTATTGATTATCGCCAGTTGAATAAAGTTACATTAAGAACAAGTATCCCCTTCCAAGGATAG